GGTGGCCAGTGCCATCTGCCCTTCTTATAATGGTATTTTAACTTACATACCATAGAATCTTTTGAACTGTGCTTTGCAGTTAGTGGGGTCTTtccatttgctgatttttttttttttaaattattttttttttttttaatttttatttatttatgatagtcacagagagagagagagagaggcagagacacaggcagagggagaagcaggctccatgcaccgggagcccgacgtgggattcgatcctgggtctccaggatcgcgccctgggccaaaggcaggcgccaaaccgctgcgccacccagggatcccccatttgcTGATTTTATATCAGACGCTGAGTTGAAAAGGTGTCACACCGCTCttgcaggtgaggaaatgggGAAGTTTCAGGATCAAGAAAGGTTATGACTTGGCCAATGTCCCAAGTACAAGGATCCAGGCAAAACCAAAAGGCTTCTAATTCCAAATTTAGTGTTCCTTCTGCTGGAATGTGCTGCCTCTTTTCAGGATTGGTGGAGAATTTTGGGGCCAGTCCTCAGctaatgctttatttattctGCCTCACTCAGCAAGTGATGTACAAAGTTATGTTCGTAGGTGGCTTAGTGGGAGGTTTTCCTATCAAGGGGACAGGTTCTAGTATGTGGGACTGGCCCAGTCTGGCAGGTGAGGAGATTGAGAATGCTGGTTGTAGttgtagttgtatttttttttttttttaagatttatttattcattcattcagagagagcgaagagagaggcagagacacaggcggagggagaagcaggctccatgcaggaagcccgatgcgggactagattccgagtctccaggatcacaccccgggctgcaggcggcgctaaaccgctgcaccaccggggctgccctggttatAGTTTTCTCACAACTCCCCAACTATACTTTTGCAAAAAGAAGCATAAATCAATTCAGTTAATGTTGAAGAGGGCAAAATGTTGCTAAGAAATGTCCTTGGAAATTGGTCCTCACAGCTTTAATTCTAGGAGGGTGTCTGACTTTACAGAGTCAGCTTAGTCATTAAGAGCAGAGGTCCAGGGCTTCAGACTTTCAAAACAACTACAAAGGTTGTAGCAGTTGCTTGCTGAGATAGCTTGTAGAGCATTTAATGGCTGAGCCTTTAACACAGGATTTGTTAAACTACAGATTTAAATGGTAATGATTTTTCATGACTAAATCATTCAAGGAGGTTGACACtcatttgtttccttaaaaaaaagaattaaacccCAAAATTAAATTTATCAAATGGCCTGACATCTCCCGCATTGATTTCCAACTCTCCCCCATCCCTGTCCGGTTGAACCAAGTGGAAATTTAAACCAAATGATtatgtagttttcattttctagctAATTGACTTCTATTCCTCAGTCTTCTAAACTCAATCACAGCAGTGCTGGTTCTGGTAAGAGCACACATAAAGATGGTAAAAAAATAGGCAGGAGACCCGGGCAGGCTCTCTCTATCCGGAGGATATTTAGGGTAAGTCTGTATGCTCTTCAGCTACATTTAGTTCTTAATTCCCAGTGTGCTGAATGTCGGGGTGTGATGACTTCTGTGAAAGAACAGCTTATTATCAACAGCCCAGACTTTGTATATACAGTAGATGttgttccctgcccccacccccgtgcATACACCTTTGTCATGGCACTGAATAGACTACACTGTAATAACTGTCTTTCCTTTTGGGACTGTGATACATATAATGCTCCTATTCAACTTTGTGAACCAAGACCTAGCACATACTTGATATTCAAAGAAGTTTTTGATGTATCtgaaattttacagaaaaaaagagaagtacaccagtattttattttaaagtcttttttttttcttttcacaaaggATTTGCTGTAAGTCTTCAAGTCATCTTGTCCAATCCAAAAGCCGTATTTAAGCGCCGTGGATCCCAGCCAGGGATGCAAGAATCTGATTTTCTAAAACAGATAACAACAGTTGAAGAACTGGAACCAAAAGCAAATAACTGCACCAAGGTATTCATTTCACTTGTGCTGCTTGACCTTGTTGAGTGTCAGCGTTAAGAAGTGTGGCTACCCAAAAGATTTCCCTCCTCTTTAGGTTCTCGTGTGGCACACGCGGACAGAGAAGGTTAATCTAGCCAACGAGCCAAAGTACCGCCTGGACACAGTGAAAATTGAGGTATAAACTGAACTGAAGCAGCAGCTGGTGCAGTCTGCCTGGCTAGTGGATGTGGAAGAGGAGTTCGGAGGTTAGGCTGCAGAACATTCAGGTATTGTTCACTTCAGTAGGACAGCCTTTATTGTCAGCTGATGGACATCTGTTTAAACAGAGCCTGTCAGTTCATACAGCTGATGGGATTGGTATAAAGTctatgtttttgtctttgtttgttcTGCATGTTTTTCCTACAACTAAACTGGAAGTTCTTTGTACAGTACAACTAGTGACACTGCAGGATACTGTTGTGAGTATCTtacgtactttttttttttcccatttggccTTATAATTGGTAGAACGGAGCAGGTTTTAGAAACAAATGACAGGTATTTTGTCAACTAAATGTTCCCAGTTCCTCACTTTGCAATGTTAAGTAATATTTGTAAGGTTGGTGGCAGTATACATTGTAGGaaataaaacccacaaaaataaaaaggtctaTGGATTCATCTGTTTAATATAGGGATATAACATTTTGTCAATACTAGGCACCATAAAATGTAAACACAATTACTGTCATAAACCTGGATATACCTTCAAGGATTGAAAGTGGCTTTGTTTAGTTACCCTGTTTGCATTATAGTGCAGAGAAAGGTCTTCATGTTATCAGCACTATGTACATAAGAAGAGATCCAAATTATGAGAGGCAGAATTTGAGGTTTTTTAAACATTCGTTAAACTAAGTTTTGTAGTAACATCCAGGTTTATCTTCCTTTCACTAACCACGTTCCCTGTTAAGCACATCATAACAACAGCACAGTGAAGTGAAtgatgaaataaaagaactttgaTACACTAGAAAACAGTGCTCAGTGATACATTTACATTCTATTTATATGATTAAACATTTGATCATACAGTACCTTCCTACAGGATTACTGGCTAATTTGGGGGTGGGGTTTATACTGTTAGAGGTATTACTAACATGATAACTACTTCCCTTATATGCAGACATTAGAGCTATAATTTTATTGAGACTAAAACTGATTATGCAAGTTGACTGAGCAGCTTCTCAAATAATGTGGTTTATGAAATAATGGGAAATGAGCAAAGCTGCCCTTGACATAAAATGGTTTCTCAACCTGCTTTTCACACCAAATTTAATCAGTACAGACCAACACGGTCAATCAGGTAATTCTTAATATGAacaaatggggaaaaagaaaaaatatatgtacatgaaGAAACAGGGGAACTAGATGCGTTTTAGCAAGGAATGTCAGGTGGTAGTTCTGGATGAAACTTGCACTGCAGTTTTCATTTCCACAGTTGTGTGCTGAGAGTCTGACCCGATGAGCTTCCAGACCATCCTGCTGTTGTGTTGGGGGGCTGGCCAAAACCCACTGTTGGGTTCGTACTACTGATACTCATGCCAGCCATTTGCTGATTCATCTGTGAAACATAAAAAGCTTATTTAAGAGGCTTACTTCACTTTTAATTCTTGTTTCGTTAGCCACAGTTAGACATTTTTAAGTTACCCTATTGTATTAGAAGCTGCCTTTATTTGATGTTAATTTAGTCAGATAATGACATTTAATAGCAATTTTAAGTACTTTTCAACATGTGAAAATTAGTCAAATCACGGGGGGTAAAAAGTAGACTACCAAACAATTATTTCCCTAGAGAAAGCAAGTAGCTACTTCATTTCactttttgttcatttccttccactttttttttgttagcaTTGTCCATAAAGTGATCTCAAttatattctattcattttcaaGACTCCCATTTCTTGTCCCCCAAAGATTAAACACAACTGAAAGAAAGTTCCAAAACAATCTTTGAATCTGAGTCCACTATTCTTCCAATTCTACTAGGATGTTGTGCTTTAACTGTAAGGACTGAGGAAATTTTAGAAAGCTATTCTTCTGTctttattaaaatcttaaatgGTTCTACAtacctattaatatttttaaaaaggtcttaaAGCATACCTTTTCTTTTGCTCAGTTAACCACTACAcatctaaaattaattttcatggtATAacattacatgtatttttattccaAACTGGAATCATGTATGTATAGGAGCATCCTAACCCTTTCCCTGTGGTACTTCTCAGAATCATATGGCAAGATTTATCATGAAGTACAGAGCGTATTCAAAATCAATGCTCAGGGTTGGAATGTATTCTTAATAAAGTTCATTTGTTATTTTGCAGACACTGATGTTTACAGCATTGCTGATGAGGCATTAGTGTCCTGCTCTTCTTACCTACTAATGGATGTTATAACCACCTTGCAGTGAGCAGGTGCTGGAAAATGCCTGGAAATAAGGGCCAACGTTAACTCCTTATGGATGTGTCTAGCCCCTTAACCTTATCTGAGTGTGCTTCAGCATTTTGGCTACACAAAAGTGGTTTCTGACATTTGGTACTTGAGGTTCCCTAGTATCGAGAGCAATGTCCTACAgataattcctttcttttttatttttttaatttgcaccgtaagatcaagagttggatgcttaaccaactgagccacccaggtgccaaaaataattcctttaaataaataatgacgatagaggtgcctggttggctcagtcagtagagcatgtgactcgatttcagggttatgagtttgaactccatgttgggtgtggagattataGTGAAAGTAAAAGCATTCATGGGATAGACAGTGATTTTGGTAATGTTAATAATTACTATAGACTATTCTTTCAATGCTTTCAAGGTAAAACAGCTGACCagaacagaaaccaagaatccTCCAAATGCTAGAGGAAGATCAAATAAgaactgtaaagggaaggagtTGTTGGAGCATGAACCTAAATCTAAGGTCAGAATGGAGCACTAAAATAGAAATTGATTTGAAAGAAGTTATACTAAAATGTTGGCTTAAACTATGAGGGGATGTCTGAGACAAATATGGACTTGTCCCTAAGTATAAAGGAAATCCAACTTTATAAaggattttaaacaaaaatagttCTTATAAAGCCATGGAGAATAGCCTAGATCCCTCATAAAATAGTGCTCTGAGAATAGGAGGCTGGATATGTTTCTAATTTGTCAAGTTACCACATAGACTCCCCCAAAATTATTAGTGAAGGTAGGCTGGTCTAAGTGGACTATATAAATACCCCACCAGAGAAATGGGTTAAAAGCCTGGTGCTAATTTCACCAAGTGGCAAGTTTTTCAAGATGCCCAGGATAATTTCTAGCTATTATAAGATATTTACCAGTGTTATAATCTGaatgaaaaaatgcttatttctttACAGAATAATCTCAATATATGGTCAGTGACAGCTCATTTGTCTATCTGATGAAACTTCATAATACCTATACACAGTTCTCACCTTATACATTATCCCTACTCAAATTTTTCTGCCAGTTTGTTAGACTTAAATAAaaccatttagaaaataaatccaCTTTCTTTGATTTTGGATAAGTTGGAAAGTTAATGACCCCTTACCTGTGAGAGGTTCCACTGGGGCTGTTGAGCTTGCGGCAGGCCAAACTTACTCTGGGGTGCACCCATCTGTCCCACCATTCCTCCTTGGGGGCCAACCACATTTGGAGGAAGTGGCATCACACCAGTTTGTGCATTTCCCATAAACCCATTGGGCATGGGCATGCCCACCATCATGCTTGCACTTTGTCCCATCACATTTCCTAGAAGACCAGGAGCTGCAGGTGCAGGCACAGGCACGCCCATTGATGGAAAACCTTGAAATGCAGTCGGTGCTTGTGAGGTAAATGGTATATTTGTGGGTCCCATAAACACACCTGTATTTTAAGaaccatgaaaagaaaatgaggagaaCAGGACTATTGTATATAGCTGCACTCACCTCCATAATCACAGAAAAAGGATCACCATCTTTCTGAACTACCtacagtaaaaattttatttccagtcTGCTCCTACTGCTCAGACCAATTCACATACCAATACCCTCAGAGCTGGTTACTTCCGGAATGCAGTTACAAACCTGAGCAAATttaattagaataaataaattttatgcaataattatataaaatatccaaacTACGCAGCAGGATTATGTGCTGTTTGTGCTGACATGCACTACTGGTCTTCCACTACCAAACACGTAAGTGAGATGATGATGTCTGCCTTTAATAGAAGCAGCTGGGATGCCCTATAGTTTCAGCTCACTATTTTAGAGGAAATGGGTTCAATAGATCATGTAAACAATGAATCTTACTGTGCAgtatttcattataataaaaCCTCAAAGTTTAGTAAGTCATGTGATAATTCAGACTGATTGTTTACTTACAGAGAATATACCATACTGTACACAAAGTTGTAAACTTcatgcaaatcaaaataattctttaaaaaaatccatgtccTATAAGCTTGTGAAACAATATTAAGTGATATGTGAAGAGCTTGTTAATCCTAAGTGAATAAAGTTTTGTGACTCCTGTATATGCTTCTTAATTCTAATGCTTCATTTCAATTTTGTAGTTGCATAAATTGCAACAACAGCACTCATTATGtagaaaaataggaagaagtGATATAACACAAAGGGTATACTTTTAGTAATGTCATTACAATTCACTGACAGCAGATCTCAAAATGAATTACCAGGAGTACTCTGCTGCTGAATGGTTCCTGTACCATACAAAGATAAGATGGAGTCTTTGGAGAGTTGTTTCTTTGCCACCTCTTCTGACTTTGTAGCTTGCTCAGTGAACAGATCCAGATCCCCAGATATTACTGTAGACAGAGTGGCAGCTGCAGGTATAGAGGGTGTCCCCTGAGACAAATATCAAAACAAGAGGTCAGATTCTGCATACCAGAATAGTTCATCTGTTGCTTAAAATCTAaatgaaattagaatttaaacAATTGTAGAAGGCGATATGATGACATTACAGAGGATCATTCACAAGCCCACACAAAAACAACATCCTGGATGAAGGTATACTGTTTCCTGTTTTGAACTTGTTAATGTAAGAGAGGCAGATTGAAGTTCTTTCatattaaatgtgtttatttgctaAACTGATGCTGAGTTTTTGCTCATCACATCCTGACCATAGCGGGTTCGACAACAGGATGTGATGGCTTTGTAAGGACCACCATTCCTGAGAGATGCTGGGGCATCCCCTTTGGCAACTACTACTACAAGGAACTGCTTTCTCTTGGAAAAAAGAACGTTGCTACAATGACAGCAGGTTCCAAGAGGGTCCTGCAAAGGCTGATTTTTGTCtactttgaaaaaaggaaaaggtcttTTCAAAAGCTGCCTCAAGATATTTGTATAAACCTAATCTATATCAGTTTTAATGACAGCTTTAGAATCTTTTTAATCTATCCAGAAATGAACCACAGTAAAACTTCAACCACCTGTACTCTCAACCATATCTTCATTCCACTTTTGGACAAGGGGCAaatgaatacaaatacaaataaacatgTAGATACTAttttaatacaaaacaaaaattttcactTTATATGTGCACATGGATTAAAGTGAGGTTATTAGCTATGACTGTATAATCTCTGTAGTCAGTCAATCACAGTTTACATGAAATTGTTTTAGATATGAAGGGTTTCAAAGAATTCTAAGAACAGTAGAAATTGGGTAAGAGTCTTAAACTATAGAATAAGGTGAGAGTAATAGTTACAAGTTAAAGATCTTCTCAAACTATAGAATAAGGTGAGAGTAGTAGTTACAAGTTAAAGATCATGCACATGATttgccttaatttaaaaaatcgaATAGTCtggctaaaacaaacaaacaaaacaacaacaaaaaaaaaactagcaataTAAACTACCATCCAAGCACTGTATTCACAAATTTAAGCAAATCAATGTCGAATCTACTATGACAAATTAAGCAAGAATTCTGAGATAGAAAGGCCACTTAATTTTGCAAAAGATCTGAAATGTGTAAGATATCAGACATAACTGAATACCAAATATAACAATATGCTTGATTAAAGTATTGTCCGAACTACCAATGATGCAGCAGAAGCTCACAGAGGCTAAGAGTAAGAGCTCTGGAGCCAGCCTATTAGAACTAAACTCTGGTTCCACTGCTTACAGAAGAAAACAATGTACCCTTGGAGACTGTCACTTAATCTCCATTGTCTCTCTTCTCTAAACTTTGGAATAATAAGATTTCCTATCTTACACTATCTTACACAGTTGCTTGATGACCACAATAAGTACTCTGTAGCAGGGTTAAGCACACAGTATTTATTGTTAATGTTGTCAGGTAATGAAGCAACCATCTCACTAATCTTTTCATCATGTTTCTGTTCAATCTAAGAACCTGCTCAAAATCCTAAGGTCTATTCCCTGTGAAAGAGATGTAACTACAAGAAAATCCAAATGGCTGGGAACTATTACAGTAGTTCCCCTATTCCCACCCCTTCCAAGATACAGTCGAAGGGCccgtggatgcctgaaaccacagatagtatCAAAAcctatatatgtttttttcctatacatcCTATACATCATACCTCTGATAGTTTATGAATTAAACACAGAGATTAACTACAAAAAGAACAAttacaatatattaaaagttatgtgaatgtagtctctctcaaaatacactgtactcacccttcttgtgatgatgtgagatgattaaatgcctacgtgatgagatgaagtgagatgAATGACAAGTGAGACACTGTGACGAGTGTTAAGCTACTACTAGTCACCCGGCGATACATCAGAAGGAAGATGATCTGCTTCCGAACTGTGGGCAAGTGAAACCTTGGAAAATAAAACCACGGTCTCATCCTAGAGCAGCCTAATATTCACATGCTCTACACATGTatatctttcttttgaggagcGCAGATGAAATGGAACATCTACTTCAACATGGTCATAGTCTAAAAGCAGCCAAACCAAACAGCATGATGAGTAAGCCCTcctatgtctttctctctctctctctctttttttttttttttttggtgctccATTTGATAGCAGTACAACTCCAGAATAAAAGAGCAACTTTTGCCTGTCAATTTACACTTTGGGAGGCTGCAGAATCACTGACCAAAGGTTCTGTAGCAGTTGGGATCCTAGGGCTGATCCGAGGACAGGGCACAGTGCTTGTGCAGGTCTAGATACTGTTGGTCTATGTATATTAtagacagaaggaaagggatgGTTTCTACAAGTCACCGTTGAGGACTCTGGAATGCTTCCCTCTGAACCTCCAATACACATGCACATTCTGGTTAGCTAAATATACCCCAACCGCCTTTGGAAGACCACAGACATAAGGGTAAATCTCATCTTCACGagagtggggattttttttttttttaacatttatttatttgagagagaaacagaacacaagcacggggagggggagagagagagaggagcaactagacttcctgctcagtggggagcctgtcatggggctggatcccatgaccctgagatcatgacctgagcccaagtcagacacttaacaagctgaaccacccaggtgcccctgagtgaGAAATCTTTTAACTGAActtcaattatgaataaaatcagCACTGAAAGAATTATAGTGTTCAGAGTAATTCCTATTTCTGTCCAATCAATTTTACTTAATAGAAACCCATCAAAATTATTAAGTTACATAGCTGGAGTGTATGTGTACTTTAACCTGCCTTTCTCCTCCCCccattttaaaagacattgttttaaaaaagatgtctGGGTTGTAATCTTTACATGTAGTTCAAATGAAAGAGAATTCTGTTCCCCACATATTTTATAGGGCTCAATACAACTGGCACAGTTTTGGTCCAAAAACAATGCTCTAAAGAAAGAATTACATGTGATTTTACAATAAGTCCTGTTACTCTTAGTTATTGATGCAGAATGCACAAAGCATGAAGGTCAGACCAACCTCTCGTAAAGGCAGAAGCTATATCCCATATTGCTTGTCATGTGCTACTTAAGAGTTAAATGAAGTCTGCATTGTTCTACTTGCTTTGATACTGAACAGAACACATGAAGTAGTACACTGAAGCCTCAGATGTGGGGTCTAAGTCTCCAAGTAGTTACAAAGCACTCTCATAATCCAGTGGAATCGAAAGAAGTCTAACAGATAAAACAGCCTCACAAGAATGCTAGACCAAAAGAAACTGCTTTTCATGCTCAAATCATCAAATAATCTAAATGCCTTTCTGAAGCCACAAGTTTAGCATTAGACAGTTTTTATTATCACATGCATACCCATGCCTGTATAAATTCACAAGGTGCTTAATGTTAATTGAAACAAATAGTAGTAACAGTCCCTCTTTGtaggtgttgggggaggggagaaggagcaaagccataaaataaagctgtcttttctgaaaataaaacattaatgctGTAGGCAATTTTCATAAAGATAATTTAAACTAATTCCTAACAAATTTATTTGCTCAATTCTATTGGTAATTATACAATGACTATCCATAATAGCAAAAAATATGTGTAATAAAAGTATAAGCAATTAATCTTCTTAGTTAAGACATAGGTTCTTATTAAAACTTTCTACCCAAACACTATTCATTTGGCTCAGTTTTTCTAGAGAAAAGGACAATATTTCACCTCAAATATTATGCTATAGTGATACAACTATTCATTTATAAAGTATAAGtttaagataaaatcttaaagctGTACACTTAAGAGTAACCTCTATCCTAATAGTtcaatataaaactatataaaaatatattaacctTAAACACAAATAGTTCATGAAGTCACTtgtacatggaaaaaaaaagctgaattaaTAGGAAGCAAAATGGTGGTTAACAGGGTTCGAGGGTAGAGGAAATACAGAGAGACTGGTACAAATtcagttataaaattaataaggaaaaaaaaataaaattaataaggtCCTTAGACCCTGAGGATAGTTGATTATACCGTgttgtataactgaaatttgtGAGGAAAGAACTAAAgtgttctcataaaaaaaaaaaaaaaagaaagtgaatatgtgaggtgatggatgtgttaatttgATGGTAGGAATCaaatatacactttaaatatttaccattttgtcaattatacctcagtaaagctgaaaaaatatttaaagtattaaacaatttaaaattttaaaaaagtgaaggCAAAAAATTCCATATAATGCTAAGAATACAATTCAAAATTTCTTTACcatcatatgcaaaaaaaaaaaaaaaaaatcctgattgtTACTGTtgtcctaaataattttttttttaagatttatttgacagagagagagagcgcgtgcgcATGTGCCTATGAACATAAGGAGGGGATATGGCTAGCAGAGGgggaaaagaagcaggctccctgcctgtggagcagggagcccaatgtggagctcaatcccaagatccgtggatcatgacctgagccgaaggcagatgcttaaccaactgagccatccaggagccctgttctaaatttttttttgaaatcattttaacaAGTAAAAACACTGTGTGCccattatacttcaattaaaaaaaaaggttttaagacTAACTTAAAACAACTTATcttcataaaaaagaatatactatTTTACTGAATTTGCTGGAATTTCTTATtcttgtgtatgtgttttttttgtttgtttgtttgtggtttttttttttttttttttttttttttttgtagccagAACTAAACACTACCTTGGGAATGGCTCAACAGAACATAAAAAACTACTGGCTTGCGATCAATATTTAAACACCCATGGCTTTAAAACCTCTGAAGTGACCTTGTTAATTTCAGGCAAGGTTGAAATAGTCTGAGTCTTCCCACTGGTTCACTCTAAACACCACTGTTTGCCTAAAAGCCAAGAGTCAGCAAACTTTAAACAGTGAATATTTAGCCTTGTGGGTCAGTGTCTGTTGCAACTCAACTTGCTtctgtagtgtgaaagcagccacagataatatgtaaacaaatggaatgctgtgtttcaataaaaactttatttgcaaaaatgagCTGCAGGCTTAATTTGCCAATCTCTGGCCTAAAGAACAAAGTTTTCAAGTAAGAGACTGCTCAGAGACAATTCTTTCAAAATTGAAATTTCGATACTTTTCATAAAGGAAATAAGCAGTGACCATGTAAAACCATTTTCTTACTACATACCTGAGCTGGGGGTATGACTGTTGCAGGTAAGGGATTAGATATCATTGGTCCAAAGATGTCTAGATCATCATTCAGGGATGGCACTGTGGTTGTGTTCCCATTGGTCACTGGTGCTTCAGCAGGGCCATCTGAAAAGAATACAGATTCTCATCCTAAAGTAGATTCTCTTCAATTACTTGGAACAtggcattgtttaaaaaattaatatatggtttaaaaaaacagTTCAAAGGTGACAAAATATATGTTCCCCTCTACCCCAGgctctctcctctttcccaaataaactaTTTCCAGTTGTTTATTCTCCCAAAAATATTCTTTACTCACTCAGTTTCTAGATATGTCCAAACCCTGCTTTAACAAATGGTATTACATTATTCACATTATTCTGCATCCTGATGCTtccttatgtgccaggcactgttctgagtacatgcattaactaatttaatcccCATAATAGTATGAGACAGACACTACTTTTCAGATAACTGGCTAAACTGGTGTTTAATATCATGTTCTTACAAATAATGTCTCTCTATaaatgtgcacatgtgcatgtgtgtattttggACATATGTTTACCtatgttgaaaataaattttgatgatttaaaatgtctgaaatgtttaattttcaagttacaataagagaaaaaaaactgcttagaaagaaaacatatactATATAAACTGATTCTATAGGAGACATCcgtaaaacttttaaataaatccttttttactCAAGCATGGCCACCTTCAGTGATGGTAGTACCAAGCCACTGAATTGTTTGGAAAAGGAACTCTGATAGAGCAACAACATCCTGTATCAGCTTCCTATTTATCCTACCATTCAAAAAATTTTATATCTCCTTTTTACATTAGTGCAGGTTATAAGAtgtaagagatggaaaaaaaaaaaaaagatgtaagagaTGGGAGTCTGAGTGGGTTGGAGTAGAGTTTATGAGCATAGTCCAGGGAATGGGACACCTCACACAGTTTATGGTGGCCACAACCAAGTAACAGTTCAGAATACCCCAACTCTAATCTCTTAGGACTTATATCCTAATTGAGCTTCTATTTTAACAATTTACAATATCATTTGATCTCACTTTGATATACTACACACTCCTCAAAGGCAAATCAGtcttctttcaaaatttcttcaACATTGAGTGGATGTTTTATACAAAGCAGGCTTCAAATATTTGGCAAATTTAATGGAAGGTCTATCACACCGTG
The Canis aureus isolate CA01 chromosome 7, VMU_Caureus_v.1.0, whole genome shotgun sequence genome window above contains:
- the SMAP1 gene encoding stromal membrane-associated protein 1 isoform X7 — encoded protein: MQDMGNTKARLLYEANLPENFRRPQTDQAVEFFIRDKYEKKKYYDKNAIAITNWPDQSKGEHFNSELSWISSSDAPLQPLVSSPSLQATVEKNKLEKEKEKKKEEKKKEKEPEKPVKPLTTEKLQKKEDQQLEPKKSTSPKKAAEPTVDLLGLDGPAEAPVTNGNTTTVPSLNDDLDIFGPMISNPLPATVIPPAQGTPSIPAAATLSTVISGDLDLFTEQATKSEEVAKKQLSKDSILSLYGTGTIQQQSTPGVFMGPTNIPFTSQAPTAFQGFPSMGVPVPAPAAPGLLGNVMGQSASMMVGMPMPNGFMGNAQTGVMPLPPNVVGPQGGMVGQMGAPQSKFGLPQAQQPQWNLSQMNQQMAGMSISSTNPTVGFGQPPNTTAGWSGSSSGQTLSTQLWK
- the SMAP1 gene encoding stromal membrane-associated protein 1 isoform X3, yielding MATRSCREKAQKLNEQHQLILSKLLREEDNKYCADCEAKGPRWASWNIGVFICIRCAGIHRNLGVHISRVKSVNLDQWTPEQIQCMQDMGNTKARLLYEANLPENFRRPQTDQAVEFFIRDKYEKKKYYDKNAIAITNWPDQSKGEHFNSELSWISSSDAPLQPLVSSPSLQATVEKNKLELQKKEDQQLEPKKSTSPKKAAEPTVDLLGLDGPAEAPVTNGNTTTVPSLNDDLDIFGPMISNPLPATVIPPAQGTPSIPAAATLSTVISGDLDLFTEQATKSEEVAKKQLSKDSILSLYGTGTIQQQSTPGVFMGPTNIPFTSQAPTAFQGFPSMGVPVPAPAAPGLLGNVMGQSASMMVGMPMPNGFMGNAQTGVMPLPPNVVGPQGGMVGQMGAPQSKFGLPQAQQPQWNLSQMNQQMAGMSISSTNPTVGFGQPPNTTAGWSGSSSGQTLSTQLWK
- the SMAP1 gene encoding stromal membrane-associated protein 1 isoform X1, translated to MATRSCREKAQKLNEQHQLILSKLLREEDNKYCADCEAKGPRWASWNIGVFICIRCAGIHRNLGVHISRVKSVNLDQWTPEQIQCMQDMGNTKARLLYEANLPENFRRPQTDQAVEFFIRDKYEKKKYYDKNAIAITNWPDQSKGEHFNSELSWISSSDAPLQPLVSSPSLQATVEKNKLEKEKEKKKEEKKKEKEPEKPVKPLTTEKLQKKEDQQLEPKKSTSPKKAAEPTVDLLGLDGPAEAPVTNGNTTTVPSLNDDLDIFGPMISNPLPATVIPPAQGTPSIPAAATLSTVISGDLDLFTEQATKSEEVAKKQLSKDSILSLYGTGTIQQQSTPGVFMGPTNIPFTSQAPTAFQGFPSMGVPVPAPAAPGLLGNVMGQSASMMVGMPMPNGFMGNAQTGVMPLPPNVVGPQGGMVGQMGAPQSKFGLPQAQQPQWNLSQMNQQMAGMSISSTNPTVGFGQPPNTTAGWSGSSSGQTLSTQLWK
- the SMAP1 gene encoding stromal membrane-associated protein 1 isoform X5 gives rise to the protein MATRSCREKAQKLNEQHQLILSKLLREEDNKYCADCEAKGPRWASWNIGVFICIRCAGIHRNLGVHISRVKSVNLDQWTPEQIQCMQDMGNTKARLLYEANLPENFRRPQTDQAVEFFIRDKYEKKKYYDKNAIAITNISSSDAPLQPLVSSPSLQATVEKNKLELQKKEDQQLEPKKSTSPKKAAEPTVDLLGLDGPAEAPVTNGNTTTVPSLNDDLDIFGPMISNPLPATVIPPAQGTPSIPAAATLSTVISGDLDLFTEQATKSEEVAKKQLSKDSILSLYGTGTIQQQSTPGVFMGPTNIPFTSQAPTAFQGFPSMGVPVPAPAAPGLLGNVMGQSASMMVGMPMPNGFMGNAQTGVMPLPPNVVGPQGGMVGQMGAPQSKFGLPQAQQPQWNLSQMNQQMAGMSISSTNPTVGFGQPPNTTAGWSGSSSGQTLSTQLWK